A genomic window from Vanessa atalanta chromosome 7, ilVanAtal1.2, whole genome shotgun sequence includes:
- the LOC125065134 gene encoding speckle-type POZ protein isoform X1, translated as MALARYQQQSARATRMKLGSGSECGGGGSGGGAPAPQSARVSSNGAGGMAVSRVPSPLHDGNTPVAENWCFTQVKVVKFSYMWTINNFSFCREEMGEVLKSSTFSAGASDKLKWCLRVNPKGLDEESKDYLSLYLLLVSCNKSEVRAKFKFSILNAKREETKAMESQRAYRFVQGKDWGFKKFIRRDFLLDEANGLLPEDKLTIFCEVSVVADSINISGQSNVVQFKVPECRLSDDLGALFDNERFSDVTLAVGGREFQAHKAILAARSPVFAAMFEHEMEERKRNRVDITDVDHEVLREMLRFIYTDRAPNLDKMADDLLAAADKYALDRLKVMCEEALCLSLSVETAADTLILADLHSADQLKAQTIDFINTSHATDVMDTAGWKNMISSHPHLIAEAFRALATQQQQIPPIGPPRKRVKQA; from the exons ATGGCCTTAGCGAG GTATCAACAACAATCCGCGCGAGCCACTCGAATGAA GCTCGGGTCGGGCAGCGAGTGTGGCGGTGGGGGGTCGGGCGGCGGCGCGCCCGCTCCACAGTCGGCGCGCGTGTCCTCCAACGGCGCCGGCGGGATGGCGGTGAGCCGCGTGCCCAGCCCGTTGCACGACGGGAACACGCCCGTTGCGGAAAACTGGTGCTTTACACAG gTCAAAGTGGTGAAGTTCAGTTATATGtggacaataaataattttagtttttgtagAGAAGAGATGGGTGAAGTGTTAAAATCATCGACATTTTCAGCCGGTGCTAGTGATAAGTTAAAATGGTGTCTTCGCGTAAATCCCAAAGGACTCGATGAAGAGAGCAAAGACtatttatcgttatatttattattagtgtcgTGTAATAAATCAGAAGTTCgagcaaaatttaaattttcaatattaaacgcGAAAAGAGAAGAAACAAAAGCAATGGAATCACAACGTGCATACAGATTCGTCCAAGGCAAAGACTGGGGATTCAAAAAGTTTATCAGAAG agATTTCCTATTGGACGAAGCGAACGGCCTTCTACCAGAAGACAAACTGACGATATTCTGTGAGGTGTCAGTTGTCGCAGACAGCATTAATATTAGCGGACAAAGTAACGTGGTTCAGTTCAAAGTACCAGAGTGCCGGTTGTCAGACGACTTGGGCGCGTTATTTGACAATGAAAGGTTCTCAGATGTCACGTTAGCGGTAGGAGGAAGGGAGTTTCAAGCACACAAAGCAATATTAGCAG CGCGGAGTCCTGTATTTGCGGCGATGTTTGAACACGAAATGgaagaaagaaaaagaaatcgAGTAGACATTACAGATGTTGATCACGAAGTTCTACGGGAGATGTTAAGATTCATATACACAGATCGCGCGCCAAATCTTGACAAAATGGCGGACGATTTATTAGCGGCAGCAGACAAG TACGCGTTAGACAGATTGAAAGTGATGTGCGAGGAGGCGCTCTGCCTCAGCCTGTCGGTGGAGACGGCGGCCGACACGCTCATACTCGCTGACTTGCACTCCGCTGACCAGCTCAAAGCGCAGACCATCGACTTCATTAACAC GAGTCACGCGACGGACGTGATGGACACGGCGGGCTGGAAGAACATGATCTCGTCGCACCCGCACCTCATCGCCGAGGCGTTCCGCGCGCTGGCCACGCAGCAGCAGCAGATCCCGCCCATCGGGCCGCCGCGCAAGCGCGTCAAGCAGGCCTAG
- the LOC125065134 gene encoding protein roadkill isoform X2: MALARLGSGSECGGGGSGGGAPAPQSARVSSNGAGGMAVSRVPSPLHDGNTPVAENWCFTQVKVVKFSYMWTINNFSFCREEMGEVLKSSTFSAGASDKLKWCLRVNPKGLDEESKDYLSLYLLLVSCNKSEVRAKFKFSILNAKREETKAMESQRAYRFVQGKDWGFKKFIRRDFLLDEANGLLPEDKLTIFCEVSVVADSINISGQSNVVQFKVPECRLSDDLGALFDNERFSDVTLAVGGREFQAHKAILAARSPVFAAMFEHEMEERKRNRVDITDVDHEVLREMLRFIYTDRAPNLDKMADDLLAAADKYALDRLKVMCEEALCLSLSVETAADTLILADLHSADQLKAQTIDFINTSHATDVMDTAGWKNMISSHPHLIAEAFRALATQQQQIPPIGPPRKRVKQA; encoded by the exons ATGGCCTTAGCGAG GCTCGGGTCGGGCAGCGAGTGTGGCGGTGGGGGGTCGGGCGGCGGCGCGCCCGCTCCACAGTCGGCGCGCGTGTCCTCCAACGGCGCCGGCGGGATGGCGGTGAGCCGCGTGCCCAGCCCGTTGCACGACGGGAACACGCCCGTTGCGGAAAACTGGTGCTTTACACAG gTCAAAGTGGTGAAGTTCAGTTATATGtggacaataaataattttagtttttgtagAGAAGAGATGGGTGAAGTGTTAAAATCATCGACATTTTCAGCCGGTGCTAGTGATAAGTTAAAATGGTGTCTTCGCGTAAATCCCAAAGGACTCGATGAAGAGAGCAAAGACtatttatcgttatatttattattagtgtcgTGTAATAAATCAGAAGTTCgagcaaaatttaaattttcaatattaaacgcGAAAAGAGAAGAAACAAAAGCAATGGAATCACAACGTGCATACAGATTCGTCCAAGGCAAAGACTGGGGATTCAAAAAGTTTATCAGAAG agATTTCCTATTGGACGAAGCGAACGGCCTTCTACCAGAAGACAAACTGACGATATTCTGTGAGGTGTCAGTTGTCGCAGACAGCATTAATATTAGCGGACAAAGTAACGTGGTTCAGTTCAAAGTACCAGAGTGCCGGTTGTCAGACGACTTGGGCGCGTTATTTGACAATGAAAGGTTCTCAGATGTCACGTTAGCGGTAGGAGGAAGGGAGTTTCAAGCACACAAAGCAATATTAGCAG CGCGGAGTCCTGTATTTGCGGCGATGTTTGAACACGAAATGgaagaaagaaaaagaaatcgAGTAGACATTACAGATGTTGATCACGAAGTTCTACGGGAGATGTTAAGATTCATATACACAGATCGCGCGCCAAATCTTGACAAAATGGCGGACGATTTATTAGCGGCAGCAGACAAG TACGCGTTAGACAGATTGAAAGTGATGTGCGAGGAGGCGCTCTGCCTCAGCCTGTCGGTGGAGACGGCGGCCGACACGCTCATACTCGCTGACTTGCACTCCGCTGACCAGCTCAAAGCGCAGACCATCGACTTCATTAACAC GAGTCACGCGACGGACGTGATGGACACGGCGGGCTGGAAGAACATGATCTCGTCGCACCCGCACCTCATCGCCGAGGCGTTCCGCGCGCTGGCCACGCAGCAGCAGCAGATCCCGCCCATCGGGCCGCCGCGCAAGCGCGTCAAGCAGGCCTAG
- the LOC125065134 gene encoding protein roadkill isoform X4: MAVSRVPSPLHDGNTPVAENWCFTQVKVVKFSYMWTINNFSFCREEMGEVLKSSTFSAGASDKLKWCLRVNPKGLDEESKDYLSLYLLLVSCNKSEVRAKFKFSILNAKREETKAMESQRAYRFVQGKDWGFKKFIRRDFLLDEANGLLPEDKLTIFCEVSVVADSINISGQSNVVQFKVPECRLSDDLGALFDNERFSDVTLAVGGREFQAHKAILAARSPVFAAMFEHEMEERKRNRVDITDVDHEVLREMLRFIYTDRAPNLDKMADDLLAAADKYALDRLKVMCEEALCLSLSVETAADTLILADLHSADQLKAQTIDFINTSHATDVMDTAGWKNMISSHPHLIAEAFRALATQQQQIPPIGPPRKRVKQA, encoded by the exons ATGGCGGTGAGCCGCGTGCCCAGCCCGTTGCACGACGGGAACACGCCCGTTGCGGAAAACTGGTGCTTTACACAG gTCAAAGTGGTGAAGTTCAGTTATATGtggacaataaataattttagtttttgtagAGAAGAGATGGGTGAAGTGTTAAAATCATCGACATTTTCAGCCGGTGCTAGTGATAAGTTAAAATGGTGTCTTCGCGTAAATCCCAAAGGACTCGATGAAGAGAGCAAAGACtatttatcgttatatttattattagtgtcgTGTAATAAATCAGAAGTTCgagcaaaatttaaattttcaatattaaacgcGAAAAGAGAAGAAACAAAAGCAATGGAATCACAACGTGCATACAGATTCGTCCAAGGCAAAGACTGGGGATTCAAAAAGTTTATCAGAAG agATTTCCTATTGGACGAAGCGAACGGCCTTCTACCAGAAGACAAACTGACGATATTCTGTGAGGTGTCAGTTGTCGCAGACAGCATTAATATTAGCGGACAAAGTAACGTGGTTCAGTTCAAAGTACCAGAGTGCCGGTTGTCAGACGACTTGGGCGCGTTATTTGACAATGAAAGGTTCTCAGATGTCACGTTAGCGGTAGGAGGAAGGGAGTTTCAAGCACACAAAGCAATATTAGCAG CGCGGAGTCCTGTATTTGCGGCGATGTTTGAACACGAAATGgaagaaagaaaaagaaatcgAGTAGACATTACAGATGTTGATCACGAAGTTCTACGGGAGATGTTAAGATTCATATACACAGATCGCGCGCCAAATCTTGACAAAATGGCGGACGATTTATTAGCGGCAGCAGACAAG TACGCGTTAGACAGATTGAAAGTGATGTGCGAGGAGGCGCTCTGCCTCAGCCTGTCGGTGGAGACGGCGGCCGACACGCTCATACTCGCTGACTTGCACTCCGCTGACCAGCTCAAAGCGCAGACCATCGACTTCATTAACAC GAGTCACGCGACGGACGTGATGGACACGGCGGGCTGGAAGAACATGATCTCGTCGCACCCGCACCTCATCGCCGAGGCGTTCCGCGCGCTGGCCACGCAGCAGCAGCAGATCCCGCCCATCGGGCCGCCGCGCAAGCGCGTCAAGCAGGCCTAG
- the LOC125065134 gene encoding protein roadkill isoform X3, with translation MKLGSGSECGGGGSGGGAPAPQSARVSSNGAGGMAVSRVPSPLHDGNTPVAENWCFTQVKVVKFSYMWTINNFSFCREEMGEVLKSSTFSAGASDKLKWCLRVNPKGLDEESKDYLSLYLLLVSCNKSEVRAKFKFSILNAKREETKAMESQRAYRFVQGKDWGFKKFIRRDFLLDEANGLLPEDKLTIFCEVSVVADSINISGQSNVVQFKVPECRLSDDLGALFDNERFSDVTLAVGGREFQAHKAILAARSPVFAAMFEHEMEERKRNRVDITDVDHEVLREMLRFIYTDRAPNLDKMADDLLAAADKYALDRLKVMCEEALCLSLSVETAADTLILADLHSADQLKAQTIDFINTSHATDVMDTAGWKNMISSHPHLIAEAFRALATQQQQIPPIGPPRKRVKQA, from the exons ATGAA GCTCGGGTCGGGCAGCGAGTGTGGCGGTGGGGGGTCGGGCGGCGGCGCGCCCGCTCCACAGTCGGCGCGCGTGTCCTCCAACGGCGCCGGCGGGATGGCGGTGAGCCGCGTGCCCAGCCCGTTGCACGACGGGAACACGCCCGTTGCGGAAAACTGGTGCTTTACACAG gTCAAAGTGGTGAAGTTCAGTTATATGtggacaataaataattttagtttttgtagAGAAGAGATGGGTGAAGTGTTAAAATCATCGACATTTTCAGCCGGTGCTAGTGATAAGTTAAAATGGTGTCTTCGCGTAAATCCCAAAGGACTCGATGAAGAGAGCAAAGACtatttatcgttatatttattattagtgtcgTGTAATAAATCAGAAGTTCgagcaaaatttaaattttcaatattaaacgcGAAAAGAGAAGAAACAAAAGCAATGGAATCACAACGTGCATACAGATTCGTCCAAGGCAAAGACTGGGGATTCAAAAAGTTTATCAGAAG agATTTCCTATTGGACGAAGCGAACGGCCTTCTACCAGAAGACAAACTGACGATATTCTGTGAGGTGTCAGTTGTCGCAGACAGCATTAATATTAGCGGACAAAGTAACGTGGTTCAGTTCAAAGTACCAGAGTGCCGGTTGTCAGACGACTTGGGCGCGTTATTTGACAATGAAAGGTTCTCAGATGTCACGTTAGCGGTAGGAGGAAGGGAGTTTCAAGCACACAAAGCAATATTAGCAG CGCGGAGTCCTGTATTTGCGGCGATGTTTGAACACGAAATGgaagaaagaaaaagaaatcgAGTAGACATTACAGATGTTGATCACGAAGTTCTACGGGAGATGTTAAGATTCATATACACAGATCGCGCGCCAAATCTTGACAAAATGGCGGACGATTTATTAGCGGCAGCAGACAAG TACGCGTTAGACAGATTGAAAGTGATGTGCGAGGAGGCGCTCTGCCTCAGCCTGTCGGTGGAGACGGCGGCCGACACGCTCATACTCGCTGACTTGCACTCCGCTGACCAGCTCAAAGCGCAGACCATCGACTTCATTAACAC GAGTCACGCGACGGACGTGATGGACACGGCGGGCTGGAAGAACATGATCTCGTCGCACCCGCACCTCATCGCCGAGGCGTTCCGCGCGCTGGCCACGCAGCAGCAGCAGATCCCGCCCATCGGGCCGCCGCGCAAGCGCGTCAAGCAGGCCTAG